The Sphingomonas sp. OV641 DNA window TCGCCCGCCGGCGCGGCAACCGAATCGAGATTGACCAGCGCCTGCGCCAGCGCCTCGTCGATCGCGCGGTTCCAGGTCTTCTCATCGAAAAGGGAGTCGTAAAGGTAGCGCCCGCCGATCCCGAACGTGCCCGTTTCGCGCCGACCATTCTGTTCCACCACGATCGACACGTTCAGCCGCACCAGCGGGCGAACGTCGGTCGCGACAAAGCCATCCGGCCGGACAATCTCGACCACGCTCCAGGTGCCCGACAGACCGACCGAGACCTGCGCCACGCGCGGATCGCGCGCGCGGGCGGTGGCGTCGATCGTCTGGCAGAGGTTCACCTTATCGGCGAACGGCACCAGGTCGAGCGGATCGCCATCGGTATAGAGCCGCTGGTTGGTGCCGGTGGGCGGGCCCGCCTTGGGGCCGCTCGACGGGTCGATCAGCTGCATCGTTTCCGCAGCGCGCTTGATCGCCGCTTCCGAAAGCTCGCTCGCATGCGCAAAGGCGGTCATCTCGCCCGACACCGCGCGCAGGCCGAAGCCGGAATGCGTATCGTAGCTCGCCGTCTTCAGCCGCCCGTCATCGAAGCCGAACGCCTCGGACTTCTTGTACTGAAGGTACAATTCGCCGTCATCGGCACGGCCGAGCGCGTCGGCGGTGAGGACCTTCGCGGCGTCGGGGTCGAGCGAGTCGCGGTACAGGAACGAGCGGGGGTCGGTGGCGGTCATGTCCCTGATGTAGGGTGTTGCAGCGGGATGGCAAAGGCTGCGCCGCCAACAACAAGATCCGTCATTCCCGACCTGATCCGGGATCAATCGCGCGGCGAGCGCTGCCACCCGACTTCCAGGCGCAGCGCGGGCGGAGGATTGGACCCCGGATCAAGTGCGGGGTGACGGCGAAACCTGGATCAACGGCCCGCGCCGTCTCCATGATCCGGCAGGCTCGCCTGGTCCGCACCGTCGGCCGGGCTACCGATCAGCACGAAGCGCCGGTCGCAATAGCCGCAATCGACATAGCCCGTTTCATCGATCTCCAGCCACACGCGCGGATGGCCAAGCGCGGCGGGAATACCGTCATGCGCGCCGTCGCAGGCGACGCGGTGGTGCGAAACTCGGGTGATCTGGGGCGGCGGCAACATGGAACGCGCGTTAGCAAGGCGCAGCGCCGCTAGCAATCATCCCCGCACCCGCCTAATTCGCGAGGCATGACCGACGCAGCGATCGCCATCCAGAACCTCTGCAAGACCTATCAGGGCGGCAAGCGCGCGCTCGACGGGGTGACATTTGATGTGCCGCGCGGCCAGATCTTCGGCCTGCTCGGGCCAAATGGCGCGGGCAAGTCGACGCTGATCAACATCCTGGCCGGCCTCGTCAACAAGACCAGCGGCACGGCGTCGATCTGGGGCTTCGACATCGATGCGCATCCCCGCAATGCCAAGGCGTCGATCGGCATCGTCAATCAGGAGATCCTGTTCGATCCGTTCTTCACGCCGATCGAGACGCTGGAGATCCAGGCCGGCCTCTACGGCATTCCCAAGTCGCAGCGCCGATCGATGGAGCTGCTACGGGCCGTTCACCTCGCCGATAAGGCGGATGCTTATGCCCGCACGTTGTCGGGCGGCATGAAGCGGCGGCTGATGGTGGCCAAGGCGATGGTCCATTCGCCGCCCGTGCTGGTGCTGGACGAGCCTACCGCCGGTGTGGACATTGAGCTTCGCCAGCAGCTCTGGGCCTATGTGCGCGAACTGAACGCTGGCGGGGTCACCGTCGTGCTGACCACCCATTATCTCGAGGAAGCCGAGGAGCTGTGTGATCGCATCGCGATCATCAATCACGGCACGGTGGTGGCGAACGAGCCAACCCGCCAGCTGTTGAGCCGCGCGCAGGAGAAGGTGGTCGAAGTCACGGTGGAGCGCGATGTTTCCACGCTGCCGCAGGCGCCATGCTTCCAGAAGATCGCGCTGAAGGGCGAGCGCACGCTGGAGATCACTTATTCCAAGGATCAGGTGAATGCCGGCGAGGTGCTCGCGGCGGTACAGGGGGCCGGCTTCGCAATCGCGGACGTGTCCACGCGCGAGGCCGATCTGGAGGACGTCTTCCTCAGCCTGACGCGTAGCGCCGCGTAAGGACCCGCATCACCCGCTCCGGCCGCGCGTGGAAGTGGAAGCGCGCGGATAACGAGGCCGCAGGTGACGCCTCAATGCTTCTTCGGCTTGAGGTGAAGCAGCCCGGCGATCACGCCGCCGATCACGAAGCCGAAGACCGCCGACAGCCCCGCATTGACGACCCAAGCCGCCATGCCGCCGATCCCCGGCACTGCATGGCGCGCGGCTTCGGCGGCATGCTCGATCCATTCGGGCAAGGGCGTCAGGTGAAATTCATGCAGGCCGTGGACGATGATCTGCCCGCCCACCCACAGCATTGCCGCCGTGCCGATCGTGCCCAGCGCCTTCAGCACCACCGGCATGGCG harbors:
- the tldD gene encoding metalloprotease TldD, coding for MTATDPRSFLYRDSLDPDAAKVLTADALGRADDGELYLQYKKSEAFGFDDGRLKTASYDTHSGFGLRAVSGEMTAFAHASELSEAAIKRAAETMQLIDPSSGPKAGPPTGTNQRLYTDGDPLDLVPFADKVNLCQTIDATARARDPRVAQVSVGLSGTWSVVEIVRPDGFVATDVRPLVRLNVSIVVEQNGRRETGTFGIGGRYLYDSLFDEKTWNRAIDEALAQALVNLDSVAAPAGEFTVLLGPGWPGVLLHEAIGHGLEGDFNRKGTSAFSGRIGEQVAARGVTVVDDGSIRDRRGSLTIDDEGTPTRETILIEDGFLKGYMQDRLNARLMGVEPTGNGRRESFAHAPMPRMTNTFMKAGNDDPAELLSRVKNGIFAKSFGGGQVDIVSGKFVFSCTEAYKVENGKIGAPIKGATLIGDGPTVLTKVLGVGNDFALDEGVGMCGKGGQSVPAGVGQPTLLVGGLTVGGTAA
- a CDS encoding ABC transporter ATP-binding protein — protein: MTDAAIAIQNLCKTYQGGKRALDGVTFDVPRGQIFGLLGPNGAGKSTLINILAGLVNKTSGTASIWGFDIDAHPRNAKASIGIVNQEILFDPFFTPIETLEIQAGLYGIPKSQRRSMELLRAVHLADKADAYARTLSGGMKRRLMVAKAMVHSPPVLVLDEPTAGVDIELRQQLWAYVRELNAGGVTVVLTTHYLEEAEELCDRIAIINHGTVVANEPTRQLLSRAQEKVVEVTVERDVSTLPQAPCFQKIALKGERTLEITYSKDQVNAGEVLAAVQGAGFAIADVSTREADLEDVFLSLTRSAA
- a CDS encoding zinc-finger domain-containing protein; the protein is MLPPPQITRVSHHRVACDGAHDGIPAALGHPRVWLEIDETGYVDCGYCDRRFVLIGSPADGADQASLPDHGDGAGR